One segment of Brassica napus cultivar Da-Ae chromosome C3, Da-Ae, whole genome shotgun sequence DNA contains the following:
- the BNAC03G37810D gene encoding uncharacterized protein BNAC03G37810D, translated as MTKDFDLKRSKSDDGDLASKPRLLLADQVRSNSTGPFRSNSLDRFLRRAEKVWAVSTIEKKDVESQKPILESNQPILESNQGPEGEEEEEKVGDLVQVGQHNYFIVDIFEKEIMELGDKVDLNFKTFNNFEVVDGGAPLDHHFYKYRCCYSSCLCFCTNINVEREWVILKRQLALWGKKEVSFCVRTYTERKELMRVAATVTNGDQSHMLFFFDIRFPKKYPYQAPSFFYHPYGLPLSNLGTKKKLRPQLRYNLLDVFLHIEEIVMMNTNKSYLQMVDMLKLRPMGFEDFVKGHFRKKGAFILRNMMDEMDLDKESDKNMFLKTYIALEDNKAYCEHLLNSDLKEELKKFKEKESSLCEHSRFNDNQETSKHQNSWTKFSFL; from the coding sequence ATGACGAAAGATTTTGATCTAAAGAGGAGCAAATCTGATGATGGTGATCTAGCAAGTAAACCTAGATTACTACTTGCAGACCAGGTTAGGTCAAATTCTACTGGTCCATTTAGGTCAAATTCTCTTGATCGATTTCTGAGACGTGCTGAGAAAGTTTGGGCAGTTTCTACCATAGAAAAGAAAGATGTTGAATCTCAAAAGCCTATACTGGAGTCTAATCAGCCTATACTGGAGTCTAATCAGGGaccagaaggagaagaagaagaagaaaaagttgGTGATCTGGTGCAGGTGGGACAACACAACTATTTCATAGTTGACATCTTCGAGAAAGAGATCATGGAGTTAGGAGACAAAGTGGATCTAAACTTCAAGACATTTAACAACTTCGAAGTTGTTGACGGAGGCGCTCCATTGGATCACCACTTCTACAAATACAGGTGTTGTTACTCCTCTTGCTTATGCTTCTGCACAAACATTAATGTTGAGAGAGAGTGGGTAATTCTAAAGAGACAACTAGCCTTGTGGGGGAAGAAGGAAGTCAGCTTCTGTGTGAGAACTTACACTGAAAGAAAAGAGCTGATGAGAGTTGCTGCAACCGTGACAAACGGTGATCAGAGTCACATGTTGTTCTTCTTTGACATTAGGTTCCCTAAGAAGTATCCATACCAAGCACCGAGTTTCTTCTACCATCCATATGGTCTTCCTTTGAGTAATCTTGGAACTAAAAAGAAATTGAGACCTCAACTGCGTTACAACCTATTAGATGTGTTTCTCCACATTGAAGAGATTGTGATGATGAACACCAACAAGTCATATCTTCAGATGGTGGATATGCTGAAGCTGCGGCCCATGGGGTTTGAGGATTTTGTGAAGGGGCACTTCAGGAAGAAGGGGGCTTTCATTCTGAGGAACATGATGGATGAGATGGATTTGGACAAGGAGAGTGATAAGAACATGTTCTTGAAGACGTACATTGCCTTAGAAGACAACAAAGCTTACTGTGAGCATCTTCTCAACAGTGATCTTAAAGAAGAGCTGAAGAAATTCAAAGAGAAAGAGTCTTCACTATGCGAGCATAGCAGGTTCAATGACAATCAAGAGACATCCAAACACCAAAACTCTTGGACCAAGTTCTCGTTCTTGTAG
- the LOC106397608 gene encoding DCN1-like protein 2: protein MHKLSRSNRDKVQQFVAITGASEKNALQTLKASDWQLEAAFDVFYSQPQPRSNADVRRLEELYNRYKDQYSDMILADGVSVLCSDLQVEPQDIVTLVLSWHMNAATACEFSREEFVGGLQALGVDSIKKLQEKLSFMRSELKDEQKFHEIYNFAFGWAKEKGQKSLALDTAIGMWQLLFAEREWPLLNHWCDFLQDRHNKAISKDTWEQLLEFARAVDPSLSNYDAEGAWPYLIDEFVEYLYDKSVVEK, encoded by the exons ATG CATAAGTTGAGTAGAAGCAACCGAGACAAAGTTCAGCAGTTCGTGGCCATCACTGGAGCTAG CGAGAAGAATGCTCTTCAGACTCTTAAAGCCAGTGATTGGCAGCTCGAAGCAGCTTTCGACGTGTTTTACAGCCAGCCCCAGCCTAGAAGCAATGCTGATGTTAGACGCTTGGAGGAGCTCTACAATAGATATAAAG ACCAGTACTCTGATATGATTCTAGCTGATGGTGTCTCGGTTCTGTGTAGTGATCTTCAG GTGGAACCTCAAGACATTGTCACG CTGGTTCTTTCGTGGCATATGAATGCTGCCACAGCGTGTGAATTTTCCAGGGAAGAATTCGTCGGTGGATTACAGGCATTAGG TGTAGATTCCATTAAGAAGTTGCAGGAGAAGCTGTCGTTCATGCGTTCCGAGCTTAAAGATGAAC AAAAGTTTCATGAAATATACAACTTTGCTTTTGGTTGGGCGAAGGAGAAG GGTCAGAAGTCTCTTGCTTTAGATACAGCGATTGGGATGTGGCAGCTGCTCTTTGCGGAAAGAGAGTGGCCATTGTTAAATCACTGGTGTGATTTCTTGCAG GATCGTCATAACAAGGCCATATCTAAGGATACGTGGGAACAGCTCCTGGAATTTGCAAGG GCGGTGGACCCATCATTGTCGAATTACGATGCAGAAGGAGCGTGGCCTTACCTCATCGATGAGTTCGTTGAGTATTTGTACGACAAGAGCGTTGTTGAAAAGTAA
- the LOC106400714 gene encoding phosphoglycerate kinase 1, chloroplastic has product MASVAASPAFSLLKSTGATASSAATRARASLLPIPSSKSISARPLGFSAVLDSRRFSLHVSSKVQSVRGRGSRGVVSMAKKSVGDLTSADLKGKKVFVRADLNVPLDDNQTITDDTRIRAAVPTIKYLIENGAKVILSTHLGRPKGVTPKFSLAPLVPRLSELLGIEVKKADDCIGPEVESLVASLPEGGVLLLENVRFYKEEEKNDPEFAKKLASLADLYVNDAFRTAHRAHASTEGVTKFLKPSVAGFLLQKELDYLVGAVSSPKRPFAAIVGGSKVSSKIGVIESLLEKCDILLLGGGMIFTFYKAQGLSVGSSLVEEDKLELATSLLAKAKAKGVSLLLPTDVVVADKFAPDANSKVVPASGIEDGWMGLDIGPDSIKTFNEALDTTQTVIWNGPMGVFEMEKFAAGTEAVANKLAELSEKGVTTIIGGGDSVAAVEKVGVAGVMSHISTGGGASLELLEGKVLPGVIALDEAITVTV; this is encoded by the exons ATGGCTTCCGTCGCCGCAAGTCCCGCCTTCTCCCTCCTCAAATCCACCGGAGCCACTGCTTCCTCCGCCGCAACTCGCGCGCGCGCCTCACTTCTACCCATCCCCTCCTCCAAATCCATCTCCGCGCGTCCTCTCGGCTTCTCCGCCGTCCTCGACTCGCGCCGTTTCTCCCTCCACGTCTCCTCGAAAGTTCAGTCGGTGCGCGGGAGAGGGAGCAGAGGAGTCGTTTCCATGGCGAAGAAGAGCGTCGGTGACTTGACCTCTGCCGATTTGAAAGGGAAGAAGGTTTTCGTGAGAGCTGATCTCAATGTGCCTCTCGATGATAATCAGACGATCACTGACGATACGAGGATTCGCGCCGCCGTTCCGACGATCAAGTATTTGATTGAGAATGGTGCTAAAGTCATCCTCTCTACTCATCTG GGAAGGCCAAAGGGAGTCACACCAAAGTTCAGTTTGGCTCCTCTTGTCCCTAGGCTGTCTGAACTTCTTGGTATTGAG GTCAAGAAAGCTGACGACTGTATCGGTCCGGAAGTGGAAAGCTTGGTGGCTTCTCTCCCTGAAGGTGGAGTTCTGCTCCTTGAGAACGTCAGGTTCTAcaaggaggaagagaagaacGACCCTGAGTTCGCCAAGAAGCTCGCTTCACTAGCTGACCTCTACGTCAACGATGCTTTTAGAACTGCTCACAGAGCTCACGCTTCCACCGAGGGAGTCACAAAGTTCTTGAAACCCTCAGTTGCTGGTTTCCTTCTGCAAAAG GAGCTTGATTACCTTGTGGGCGCTGTTTCAAGCCCAAAGAGACCGTTTGCAGCCATCGTGGGTGGTTCCAAGGTGTCGTCCAAGATTGGAGTTATTGAGTCTCTTCTCGAGAAGTGTGATATCCTTCTTCTTGGTGGTGGAATGATCTTTACGTTCTACAAGGCGCAAGGTCTTTCCGTTGGCTCGTCACTTGTTGAAGAAGACAAGCTTGAGTTGGCTACGTCTCTCCTTGCTAAAGCTAAGGCTAAAGGAGTCTCTCTTTTGTTGCCGACTGATGTTGTGGTTGCTGATAAGTTCGCTCCTGATGCCAACAGCAAg GTTGTGCCTGCATCAGGCATTGAGGACGGTTGGATGGGACTAGACATCGGTCCAGACTCGATTAAAACATTCAACGAGGCTCTGGACACAACGCAGACAGTTATTTGGAATGGACCTATGGGAGTTTTCGAGATGGAGAAGTTTGCTGCTGGAACAGAG GCGGTTGCGAATAAACTAGCAGAGCTAAGTGAGAAAGGAGTGACAACTATAATAGGAGGAGGAGACTCAGTGGCTGCAGTGGAGAAAGTTGGAGTTGCAGGAGTCATGAGTCACATCTCCACTGGTGGTGGAGCCAGCTTGGAGCTCTTGGAAGGAAAGGTACTTCCCGGTGTGATCGCTCTTGATGAAGCCATCACAGTCACCGTTTAG
- the LOC106400716 gene encoding peroxisomal 2,4-dienoyl-CoA reductase [(3E)-enoyl-CoA-producing], translating into MDSPFNPDVLKGKVALITGGGSGIGFEISTQFGKHGASIAIMGRRKQVLDAAVSDLRSLGIAAIGLEGDVRKPEDAKRIVESTYQHFGRIDILINAAAGNFLSAAEDLSTNGFRTVLDIDAVGTFNMCHEALKYLKKGGPGRDPASGGGSIINISATLHYTASWYQIHVSAAKAAVDATTRNLALEWGTDYEIRVNGIAPGPIGGTPGMSKLVPDEIQNKTRELMPLYKLGEKWDIAMAALYLSGDTGKYVNGLTMVVDGGLWLSKPRHLAKEAVKELSRVVEKRSRAKPVGLPTSKL; encoded by the exons ATGGATTCTCCGTTCAATCCTGATGTCCTCAAAGGCAAGGTGGCTCTCATCACGGGAGGCGGATCAGGCATCGGTTTCGAGATCTCCACTCAGTTCGGGAAACATGGAGCTTCCATCGCCATCATGGGACGCCGTAAACAAGTCCTCGACGCCGCCGTCTCTGACCTCCGATCCCTCGGGATTGCG GCTATTGGATTGGAAGGTGACGTTCGTAAGCCAGAGGATGCGAAGAGAATAGTGGAATCAACTTATCAGCACTTCGGTAGGATTGATATTCTCATTAACGCAGCCGCCGGAAATTTTCTCTCTGCGGCTGAGGATTTGTCCACCAATGGCTTCAGAACAG TTTTAGATATTGATGCAGTAGGAACGTTCAACATGTGCCATGAAGCACTCAAGTATCTTAAGAAAGGAGGGCCTGGTAGAGACCCAGCAAGCGGCGGTGGGTCGATCATCAACATAAGTGCTACTTTGCACTACACTGCTTCTTGGTACCAAATACATGTTTCTGCAGCCAAG GCAGCAGTCGATGCTACGACAAGGAACTTGGCATTGGAGTGGGGAACTGACTACGAGATCAGAGTGAACGGGATTGCGCCAGGCCCCATAGGAGGCACGCCTGGAATGAGTAAGCTTGTACCTGACGAGATCCAAAACAAAACCCGAGAGTTAATGCCTCTCTATAAACTCGGTGAGAAGTGGGATATCGCCATGGCTGCACTCTACCTCAGCGGTGATACTG GGAAGTATGTGAATGGACTAACAATGGTGGTAGATGGAGGATTGTGGCTTAGCAAACCTCGCCATTTGGCAAAAGAAGCTGTGAAGGAACTCTCTCGTGTTGTGGAGAAGAGGTCTAGGGCCAAACCTGTTGGTCTGCCGACCAGCAAACTTTAA